In a genomic window of Plasmodium malariae genome assembly, chromosome: 4:
- the PmUG01_04018400 gene encoding conserved Plasmodium protein, unknown function translates to MSAGKDVKLLFERERKISSLARIYHRKLETLLIYINIPSKKKGTISFDDFFNINEICSYINTIHSVESEEVGKRYGSDKNNRRTKKKDDSRGESANTYGSDYNVQNNKDGINSTDEEILSDKNTNNTNNDENDVIIIKTDTDIFIKNLLIFLNNLIVLYFSRSNLVDVCINRRSYNKCGFYACDNIFLNNLNKSKYKIDIKNKNIYLREYYDLFCSTKCMNFNLYLLKQIIHNSRNSTESINLKKKCQLIHIMFLTFFPFFKFHDITYLFNNIDNLKIVNNKIYIQDYGKQLNINEKRGNEQQPVHQNLGQNEKKGNTSNQHNDHTHLNMLTNPDSVYIEIVEKQNDDIANVKGNSTVVVNGHIERGAHQGKEQITSAAGASNGTGKRIESEAALEAASEVEDLEGDLATNIGVNVPKMNEIIVEPPLSRNNSNSKTCNEKKVRKSKNVSFNEDIKLFKYHKDERVNEYTIGRTCLGKDAKEENVMIKLGGKLKNCKYLEFEENSNILTQTFFKFNENMCNKLIEEVDRNLFKSTKVNETDRKWNNKELPKKFSKLLLPSKNEKAVNSNKHDSNNSTCTVNKKENQEINENINEGLNNKIDDVIISKNDSDNMNEKICNEEKTDGDEEAFIKISKTDEREKKKNENITDDEMNTICEQVRNGTYVNKKYSFDNILQQTKLDESKIIGFNYGKEDFIKIASQKMNEINLKHDKEKKEKKIILLNTLNENKISVSNNLHTRSENCKDTYQDGSANEELMIEEKTNDEKTNDEKTNDEKTNDEKTNDEKTNDEKTNDAKTNDEKTNDEKTNDAKTNDEKTNDEKLQTNGNKCSYFNENKRDYDEVVTGICEAGVNNTEMRSNNDKGEQKMSIDNEDEEEQKMSSDIDEEEQKMSIDNEDEEQIQLQNLLMEKKKKIREEYIEKFKTNFPSLFGGLYIDQKKSGKCANKVDDGKLCTDEIRDDELRDDAKFGEDTKGPQKCNNKYVYSTSTGSAYEDMSLYIVLWDIFTSNISKYTVHFFQKSELIIPKSLNEVERARKNEFLYNISQYMPIYINSISSIILNICRTFLFHKPLFPFKKIIYKSIICVIASAIIKHKAELIPACELKNIKKAEDYLKFENNIDEEELNELSVLFFQNNFY, encoded by the coding sequence ATGAGTGCCGGGAAAGACGTAAAATTGTTGTTTGAACGGGAAAGAAAGATAAGCAGCCTGGCCAGAATATACCATAGGAAGCTAGAAACACTGCTcatctatataaatataccaaGTAAAAAGAAAGGCACCATTAGTTTTGatgatttttttaatataaatgaaatatgttcatacataaatactATACATAGTGTCGAGTCAGAGGAAGTGGGGAAGAGATATGGGAGTGATAAGAATAATagaagaacaaaaaagaaggaTGACAGTAGAGGCGAAAGTGCTAACACATATGGTAGTGATTATAATgtgcaaaataataaagatggAATCAACTCAACTGATGAGGAAATACTTAGCGATAAGAATactaataatacaaataatgatgaaaacgatgtaataataataaaaacagacacagatatttttataaagaatCTTCTCATATTTCTAAACAATTTGattgttctttatttttcaagAAGTAACCTAGTTGATGTATGTATTAACAGGAGAAGTTACAACAAGTGCGGCTTTTATGCAtgtgataatatttttctaaataatttaaataaaagcaaatacaaaatagatataaaaaataaaaatatatacttgagagaatattatgatttattttgttcaacaaaatgtatgaattttaatttatatcttttaaaacaGATAATTCATAATAGCAGAAATTCTACAGAAAgtataaacttaaaaaaaaaatgtcaaTTGATACATATTATGTTCTTaaccttttttcctttttttaaatttcatgatataacatatttatttaataatattgataatttaaaaattgtcaataataaaatatatatacaagatTATGGGAAAcagttaaatataaatgaaaaaagaggaaatgAACAACAACCTGTTCACCAAAATTTAggacaaaatgaaaaaaaagggaatacCTCAAACCAACACAATGATCATACTCACTTGAACATGCTAACTAATCCAGATAGCGTATATATCGAAATTGTTGAAAAGCAAAATGACGATATTGCAAATGTAAAGGGGAACAGTACTGTCGTGGTGAATGGGCATATTGAAAGGGGTGCACATCAAGGAAAGGAACAGATCACAAGTGCAGCGGGAGCATCCAACGGAACGGGGAAGCGCATCGAAAGTGAAGCGGCACTGGAAGCGGCAAGTGAAGTGGAAGACCTAGAAGGAGACCTCGCCACTAACATAGGCGTGAATGTACCTAAGATGAACGAAATTATAGTAGAGCCCCCATTGAGTCGGAATAACAGTAACAGCAAAACATGCAACGAAAAGAAAGTAAGGAAAAGCAAAAATGTGAGCTTCAACGAGgatataaaactttttaaataccATAAAGATGAACGAGTAAATGAATACACCATTGGTAGAACATGCTTGGGGAAAGATGCAAAAGAGGAGAACGTAATGATAAAGCTAGggggaaaattaaaaaattgtaaatatctcgaatttgaagaaaattctaatattttaactcaaacatttttcaaatttaacGAAAATATGTGCAATAAATTAATAGAAGAAGTGGATAGAAATTTGTTCAAATCAACAAAAGTAAATGAAACGGATCGGAAATGGAATAATAAAGAGCttccaaaaaaatttagCAAATTATTATTGCCTTCCAAAAATGAGAAAGCGGTAAATAGTAACAAACATGACAGTAACAATTCCACATGTactgttaataaaaaagagaaccaagaaataaatgaaaatatcaATGAAGGactaaataacaaaattgaTGATGTgataataagtaaaaatgacAGTGATAAcatgaatgaaaaaatttgcaATGAGGAGAAAACTGATGGAGATGAAGAGGCGTTTATCAAAATTTCAAAAACTGatgaaagagaaaaaaaaaaaaatgaaaatattacgGATGATGAAATGAATACAATTTGTGAACAAGTCAGAAATGGCACgtatgttaataaaaaatattcatttgataatatattacaacaaACAAAATTAGATGAATCAAAAATTATAGGATTTAATTATGGAAAAGAAgactttataaaaattgcttctcaaaaaatgaacgaaattaatttaaaacacgataaagaaaaaaaggaaaaaaaaattattttattaaatacgttaaatgaaaataaaatatcagTAAGCAATAATTTACACACACGTAGTGAAAATTGCAAAGATACTTATCAGGATGGAAGTGCGAATGAGGAATTAATGATTGAGGAGAAAACGAATGATGAGAAAACGAATGATGAAAAAACGAATGATGAAAAAACGAATGATGAAAAAACGAATGATGAAAAAACGAATGATGAAAAAACGAATGATGCAAAAACGAATGATGAAAAAACGAATGATGAAAAAACGAATGATGCAAAAACGAATGATGAAAAAACGAATGATGAAAAGTTGCAAACAAATGGGAATAAATGTTCCTACtttaatgaaaacaaaagaGACTATGATGAAGTAGTCACAGGCATATGTGAAGCAGGGGTGAACAATACCGAAATGAGGAGCAACAATGACAAGGGGGAGCAGAAAATGAGTATTGATAACGAGGACGAGGAGGAGCAGAAAATGAGTTCTGACATTGACGAGGAGGAGCAGAAAATGAGTATTGATAACGAGGACGAGGAGCAGATACAACTACAGAACTTgttaatggaaaaaaagaaaaaaattagagaGGAATATATTGAAAAGTTTAAGACCAATTTCCCATCGCTTTTTGGAGGCTTATATATAGACCAGAAAAAAAGTGGTAAATGTGCTAACAAGGTGGATGATGGAAAATTGTGTACAGACGAAATACGAGATGATGAATTGCGGGATGACGCAAAATTCGGGGAGGACACAAAGGGACCGCAAAAATGCAATAACAAATACGTATACAGCACAAGTACAGGTAGTGCTTACGAAGATATGTCTTTGTATATAGTTTTATGGGATATATTTACAAGTAACATTTCCAAGTATACTGTTCACTTCTTTCAGAAGAGTGAACTTATTATTCCAAAATCTTTAAATGAAGTTGAAAGAgcaagaaaaaatgaatttttatataatatttctcaGTATATgcccatatatattaattccaTTTCGtccattattttaaatatctgtagaacttttttatttcataaacctttatttcctttcaaaaaaataatatataaatcaaTCATATGTGTTATTGCAAGTGcaattataaaacataagGCAGAATTAATTCCTGCAtgtgaattaaaaaatattaagaaagcagaggattatttaaaatttgaaaataatattgacGAAGAAGAATTAAATGAGTTGTCTGTGCTTTTTTTTCAGAACAATTTCTACTAA